One part of the Sphingopyxis sp. TUF1 genome encodes these proteins:
- a CDS encoding GMC family oxidoreductase, translating to MERIDYIIVGGGSAGCVLASRLSEDPRLNIVLIEAGRDLAPGQEPPEFLDMYPGVVAFDRANHWSTTRARNLPLTGNDPSAHPEPKAYDQPKIVGGGSSINGQAANRGTPADYDEWDAGGARGWRWESVLPYFRKLERDLDFSGPLHGSDGPIAIHRIPREQWPGFTLAAERALLDLGYSALEDQNGSADDGVFPLSLSNDGTHRVSAARGYLTEAVRRRPNLLIMADTEITGLALVDRKVVGVSIGGGSDRRDIAAREVILAAGALQSPAILMRAGIGAAPRLQMLGINLVADRPGVGQNLQEHPGLSLSAFIRPHARLRGKTRRHSHIGFRYSSRVEGCDDGDMFAMVAAKSAWHPLGDQIGTLLYWINKPYSRGFVDLEDRHHSSAVIANFNWFSDKRDLDRLVHSTIMMAGVAASPEMRPHIVAPSPSSYSGWAKRLGRRGLPNYLMTAPVALLLDAIPGLQPRFVKTFIGGGRSLEHFIADRNEIEAFARAGVFGQWHPAGTCQMGAARDRYAVVSPTDGRVHGVEGLRVIDASIMPTIPRANLNIPVIMIAERMADAIKQAEGGAASG from the coding sequence ATGGAGAGGATCGACTATATCATCGTCGGGGGCGGCAGTGCGGGATGCGTGCTCGCCAGTCGGCTTTCCGAAGATCCCCGCCTGAATATCGTGCTGATCGAAGCAGGCCGGGATCTGGCGCCAGGACAGGAACCGCCGGAATTCCTCGACATGTATCCGGGAGTCGTCGCCTTCGATCGGGCCAACCATTGGTCGACGACTCGCGCGCGTAACCTGCCGCTCACCGGCAATGACCCCTCTGCCCACCCCGAGCCGAAGGCTTATGATCAACCAAAGATCGTCGGCGGCGGGTCGAGCATCAACGGCCAGGCTGCCAATCGCGGAACGCCGGCGGATTATGACGAATGGGACGCCGGCGGGGCCAGGGGGTGGCGTTGGGAGTCCGTCCTGCCCTATTTCAGAAAGCTCGAGCGCGATCTCGATTTCTCGGGTCCCCTCCACGGGTCCGACGGCCCGATCGCTATTCACCGCATTCCGAGGGAGCAGTGGCCCGGCTTCACCCTGGCCGCGGAACGCGCGCTGCTCGACCTCGGATATTCGGCGCTCGAAGACCAGAATGGGTCTGCCGACGACGGGGTGTTTCCGCTGAGCTTGTCGAACGACGGCACGCATCGTGTTTCCGCAGCGCGTGGCTATCTGACCGAGGCGGTGCGCCGGCGGCCTAACCTCCTTATTATGGCCGACACCGAGATAACTGGTCTCGCACTTGTCGATCGCAAAGTAGTGGGCGTTTCGATCGGAGGAGGCAGCGACCGACGGGATATAGCCGCTCGCGAGGTCATTTTGGCCGCCGGGGCTCTCCAATCGCCCGCGATCCTCATGCGGGCAGGGATAGGCGCAGCCCCGCGCCTGCAGATGCTGGGAATAAACCTCGTGGCGGATCGCCCCGGCGTCGGACAAAATCTTCAGGAGCATCCCGGTCTTTCGCTTTCGGCTTTCATTCGGCCCCATGCTCGGCTTCGCGGCAAGACGCGCCGCCACAGCCATATCGGCTTCCGATACTCCTCGCGGGTGGAGGGATGCGATGACGGCGACATGTTCGCGATGGTCGCCGCAAAGTCCGCCTGGCATCCCCTGGGCGACCAAATCGGCACGCTTCTCTACTGGATTAACAAGCCCTATTCGCGAGGATTTGTCGACCTGGAGGATAGGCATCACTCAAGCGCCGTGATCGCCAACTTCAATTGGTTCTCCGACAAACGCGATCTCGACCGCTTGGTGCATTCCACCATCATGATGGCCGGGGTCGCCGCTTCTCCCGAAATGCGACCCCATATCGTGGCACCCTCGCCATCGAGCTATAGCGGCTGGGCGAAGCGGCTCGGACGCCGAGGTTTACCAAATTATTTGATGACGGCCCCCGTCGCGCTGCTCCTCGATGCGATACCCGGCCTGCAACCCCGCTTCGTGAAAACCTTTATCGGCGGCGGCCGGTCGTTGGAGCATTTCATCGCTGACCGGAATGAAATCGAGGCTTTCGCCCGCGCCGGAGTCTTTGGACAGTGGCACCCTGCCGGCACCTGCCAGATGGGCGCCGCCAGGGACCGATACGCCGTCGTTTCACCGACCGACGGACGCGTTCACGGTGTGGAAGGTCTCCGCGTCATCGACGCTTCGATCATGCCGACCATCCCGCGCGCCAATCTCAATATTCCCGTAATAATGATCGCAGAGCGCATGGCCGATGCGATCAAGCAGGCGGAGGGCGGCGCGGCTAGCGGTTGA
- a CDS encoding SDR family NAD(P)-dependent oxidoreductase encodes MKVETRTSLAGRVAIVSGAGNGIGAAIASELAGRGAHVVVNDIDPARAHRQAEKIGERGMAAPGDASSSSDVAAIVARTLESFGTIDILVNNAGMDQAVSILDLGEEDWDRLIAVNLKSAFLFSKAVLPAMIERRYGRIICTSSVVAHRGAMNGGIHYGTTKGGMLGFARTLARQMARTGITVNAIAPGVVDTDLIRTHMPAEVRDRVVEDIPLGRLAEPEEIGHAVAFLASDEAAYITGATLNVNGGFWIG; translated from the coding sequence ATGAAAGTTGAGACACGCACATCTCTCGCGGGCCGGGTCGCGATTGTGTCGGGCGCGGGCAATGGCATCGGCGCCGCGATCGCCAGCGAACTCGCGGGGCGCGGCGCCCACGTCGTCGTAAACGACATCGACCCGGCGCGGGCTCATCGCCAGGCCGAAAAAATTGGAGAGCGTGGCATGGCGGCCCCCGGGGACGCGTCTTCGTCATCGGATGTCGCCGCAATTGTCGCTCGCACCCTCGAGAGTTTCGGGACAATCGATATTCTCGTCAACAACGCGGGGATGGACCAGGCGGTCTCCATTCTTGATCTGGGTGAGGAAGATTGGGACCGGCTCATTGCGGTCAATCTGAAAAGCGCCTTCTTGTTCTCGAAGGCCGTTCTGCCAGCCATGATCGAGAGGCGCTACGGTCGCATAATCTGCACCTCGTCGGTGGTTGCACATCGCGGCGCCATGAACGGCGGCATCCATTATGGTACGACGAAAGGAGGAATGCTTGGTTTTGCCCGCACGCTTGCGCGTCAGATGGCGCGGACCGGGATCACGGTCAACGCAATTGCCCCCGGGGTCGTGGACACGGATCTGATCCGAACCCATATGCCTGCCGAGGTTCGAGACCGCGTCGTCGAGGATATCCCGCTCGGCCGCCTTGCGGAGCCGGAAGAAATCGGTCACGCGGTCGCTTTTCTCGCATCTGACGAAGCGGCCTACATCACCGGCGCAACCCTCAACGTAAACGGCGGTTTCTGGATCGGCTGA